A single Anopheles funestus chromosome 2RL, idAnoFuneDA-416_04, whole genome shotgun sequence DNA region contains:
- the LOC125760722 gene encoding uncharacterized protein LOC125760722 isoform X2, translating into MSNRPFTAKFPKNPENGDEVYIRGKLLDDAKSFSVNFCLPRPPQVMQHQTPSYIAYHFKTIYDGNDESRVVQNWKNVHWQQEQVYANHWHMDRSKTFRMIFRLHEDSIKMFLNSVDHPPEYEFMVQLPLDQIESIELWDDVEAVEEISFRYDNKNAY; encoded by the exons ATGAGCAATCGTCCTTTTACGGCAAAATTTCCGAAAAATCCCGAAAATGGTGATGAAGTGTACATACGCGGGAAATTGCTCGACGATGCAAAAAG TTTTTCCGTGAATTTCTGCCTTCCACGACCACCCCAAGTGATGCAGCACCAGACGCCCTCGTACATTGCTTAccattttaaaacgatttacGACGGAAACGACGAGAGCCGCGTGGTGCAGAACTGGAAGAACGTGCACTGGCAGCAGGAACAAGTTTACGCTAACCATTGGCACATGGATCGAAGCAAAACGTTTCGCATGATATTCCGACTGCACGAAGACTCTATCAAGATGTTCCTCAACAGTGTGGACCATCCGCCGGAATACGAATTTATGGTACAGCTACCGCTCGATCAGATAGAATCGATCGAACTGTGGGACGATGTGGAGGCCGTTGAAGAGATTTCATTCCGGTACGATAACAAAAACG CGTACTAA
- the LOC125760722 gene encoding uncharacterized protein LOC125760722 isoform X1, translating into MSNRPFTAKFPKNPENGDEVYIRGKLLDDAKSFSVNFCLPRPPQVMQHQTPSYIAYHFKTIYDGNDESRVVQNWKNVHWQQEQVYANHWHMDRSKTFRMIFRLHEDSIKMFLNSVDHPPEYEFMVQLPLDQIESIELWDDVEAVEEISFRYDNKNGTS; encoded by the exons ATGAGCAATCGTCCTTTTACGGCAAAATTTCCGAAAAATCCCGAAAATGGTGATGAAGTGTACATACGCGGGAAATTGCTCGACGATGCAAAAAG TTTTTCCGTGAATTTCTGCCTTCCACGACCACCCCAAGTGATGCAGCACCAGACGCCCTCGTACATTGCTTAccattttaaaacgatttacGACGGAAACGACGAGAGCCGCGTGGTGCAGAACTGGAAGAACGTGCACTGGCAGCAGGAACAAGTTTACGCTAACCATTGGCACATGGATCGAAGCAAAACGTTTCGCATGATATTCCGACTGCACGAAGACTCTATCAAGATGTTCCTCAACAGTGTGGACCATCCGCCGGAATACGAATTTATGGTACAGCTACCGCTCGATCAGATAGAATCGATCGAACTGTGGGACGATGTGGAGGCCGTTGAAGAGATTTCATTCCGGTACGATAACAAAAACGGTACGTCATGA
- the LOC125760712 gene encoding uncharacterized protein LOC125760712 — MTEELQTQQQPQAAPMQPQPKPRLGPQDYRNSELVTKLMAANPPYLYSPAVGPHNFFFSEMLRSLVANKRNESLRNATEQLHHHHHQQQQQQQQQHHPQQQPQQPVQHSNHLTNHLALQAPSSRRPRKRSWSQHRYYPEASKDGKDTEDRRPAQPEKPLELTNKLSAFSRNITSTSQKYSEGLEPSEAFKAPTFHDRKSDDSKPPTAAGVSDKAPINNSTLIQEPSTASMPPSDLILPPPPPVWYPPLYPPYGIDPLHFFIDLRVSGHIYDRKKDSNSSNSSADSVLTVKREHSKLIGTGNDRQGSAFSVPKPRETALGNKTNPINLTAPQENGDGVAGEMGYGAKEPTEQQTATMGSLFLGDVTDHKTIDAIKSTNYVLQNLPRIYGDLNGNHKIADRCLTDDETNGNLSDEHEQDSKSVGSADDLIGEENKYKDVDLNVISDEESIAVDEN; from the coding sequence ATGACGGAAGAATTGCAAACCCAACAGCAGCCACAAGCGGCACCAATGCAGCCACAACCCAAACCACGGCTTGGCCCGCAAGACTATCGCAATTCGGAGCTCGTGACGAAACTGATGGCTGCTAATCCGCCCTATCTGTACTCGCCAGCGGTTGGTCcgcataactttttctttagtgAAATGCTTCGATCTTTGGTGGCTAACAAGCGCAACGAAAGTTTACGCAACGCAACGGAGCaactgcatcatcatcaccatcaacagcagcagcagcagcaacagcaacatcatccTCAACAACAGCCCCAGCAGCCGGTTCAGCATTCGAACCATCTTACGAATCATTTAGCATTACAAGCGCCATCATCCCGTCGGCCTCGCAAACGTTCTTGGAGTCAACACCGATACTATCCGGAAGCGTCAAAAGATGGTAAGGACACTGAAGATAGACGGCCCGCACAGCCCGAAAAACCACTCGAGCTAACCAACAAGCTGTCGGCGTTTAGTCGAAACATTACTTCAACTTCACAAAAATACTCCGAAGGTCTTGAACCGTCGGAAGCTTTCAAAGCTCCAACGTTTCATGATCGCAAATCGGACGATTCGAAACCACCGACGGCTGCTGGAGTTTCCGACAAGGCTCCCATTAATAATTCAACCCTGATTCAGGAACCTTCGACCGCTTCGATGCCACCGTCGGATCTTATTCTTCCTCCACCGCCACCCGTCTGGTACCCTCCGCTCTATCCCCCGTACGGTATCGATCCGTTGCATTTCTTCATCGATCTTCGCGTTTCGGGACACATTTACGACCGCAAAAAGGATTCAAACTCATCGAACAGCTCGGCGGACTCGGTGCTGACGGTAAAGCGCGAACATTCCAAACTTATTGGAACGGGAAATGATCGCCAAGGGTCGGCATTCAGTGTTCCGAAACCGAGAGAAACGGCGCTCGGTAACAAAACGAATCCGATTAATCTTACCGCCCCACAGGAGAACGGCGATGGTGTCGCGGGAGAGATGGGTTACGGTGCGAAAGAACCGACCGAACAGCAGACGGCTACGATGGGATCTTTGTTTTTGGGCGATGTCACTGATCACAAGACGATAGATGCGATTAAGAGCACAAACTATGTGCTACAGAATCTGCCCCGCATCTACGGCGATTTGAATGGCAACCACAAGATCGCAGACCGATGCCTAACGGACGATGAGACGAACGGGAATCTGAGCGATGAACACGAGCAGGACAGTAAATCCGTTGGGTCGGCGGACGATTTGATTggagaggaaaataaatacaaagaTGTGGACTTGAACGTGATTTCGGACGAGGAATCCATCGCGGTCGATgagaattaa
- the LOC125760719 gene encoding chymotrypsin BI-like produces the protein MKRLIFIIISAIVTLGHSYRPPIIEGTEANPHEFPYQVSLQWNFNNGSRSMHLCSGSIINREWILTAAHCGEEASTDGWFEIVAGVNNIVDEEAGAQRRNVTNFHPDYDLNTIKNDIAVMYLSEPLDLNRNIKTMKLATGRTLILQQHAKFAGWGSISKTMENIFPDELMKVTLPLRTLEECKGMGNVDKKQICAGGYRNVTGCTADSGGPLTINIDDEQVQIGVLSFGEKPCLAREPIVFTSVLYFYDWIQKAIKDE, from the exons ATGAAacgattaatttttattatcatctcAGCCATCGTAACCCTCGGACACTCGTACCGTCCGCCTATTATCGAAGGAACCGAAGCGAACCCGCACGAGTTCCCGTACCAGGTGTCATTACAATGGAACTTTAACAATGGATCACGTTCAATGCACCTTTGCTCGGGATCGATCATCAACCGGGAATGGATTCTAACGGCAGCGCATTGTGGCGAGGAAGCTTCAACAGACGGTTGGTTCGAAATCGTTGCCGGCGTGAACAACATTGTCGATGAAGAAGCTGGCGCACAGCGACGAAATGTAACCAATTTCCACCCGGATTACGATTTAAACACTATTAAAAACGACATCGCAGTG ATGTACCTATCGGAACCATTAGACCTGAACCGGAACattaaaacaatgaaattagCAACGGGTCGCACATTGATCCTTCAGCAACATGCCAAGTTTGCCGGTTGGGGATCGATCTCtaaaacaatggaaaacatttttcccgaCGAGCtgatg AAAGTAACGCTGCCATTGCGTACGCTGGAAGAGTGTAAAGGGATGGGAAATGTCGACAAGAAGCAGATTTGCGCCGGAGGATATCGGAACGTAACCGGCTGTACAGCGGACTCAGGCGGACCACTAACGATAAACATTGACGACGAGCAGGTACAAATTGGAGTGCTTTCTTTCGGTGAAAAACCGTGCCTGGCACGGGAACCGATCGTGTTTACGAGCGTTTTGTACTTCTACGATTGGATTCAAAAAGCGATCAAAGATGAATGA
- the LOC125760718 gene encoding trypsin-1-like, with the protein MARVQRLAILLTLAALVAAKPSRPKIVGGEEAIPHEFPYQISLQWNFNQGEQEPFHFCGGSLIADRYVLTAGHCVPSVISPDGFPEAVAGEHDFSQFDAAVQRRRIVEMIVHEDYAGEVGPNDIAVFRVDQPFRLNRNVQLVRLPEPNALPTGVCTISGWGSTSFTPLPSYPDTLMKTTLPIMDLDVCRDIYQTDLIEDSNICAGTIEGTSSVCSGDSGGPLVQTDDEIVQVGIVSWGGIPCGGYRNPGIFVRVSYFIDWINDKINN; encoded by the exons ATGGCAAGAGTACAACGTCTAGCAATTCTTCTTACCCTGGCGGCACTGGTCGCAGCGAAACCATCGCGACCGAAGATTGTCGGTGGCGAGGAAGCCATTCCGCACGAGTTCCCGTACCAGATCTCGCTGCAGTGGAACTTTAACCAGGGTGAACAAGAACCATTCCACTTCTGCGGTGGTTCGCTAATTGCTGACCGGTACGTGCTCACTGCCGGACATTGCGTGCCCAGTGTTATATCGCCCGACGGTTTCCCAGAAGCCGTCGCCGGAGAGCACGATTTCAGCCAGTTCGATGCAGCAGTACAGCGTCGTCGTATTGTTGAGATGATCGTGCACGAAGACTACGCAGGTGAAGTCGGTCCCAACGACATCGCTGTGTTCCGCGTCGATCAGCCATTCCGGCTGAATCGTAACGTGCAGCTGGTCCGATTGCCGGAACCGAACGCACTGCCTACGGGAGTGTGCACCATCAGCGGATGGGGATCAACTTCCTTCACACCGCTTCCTAGCTATCCGGACACTCTTATG AAAACGACCCTTCCCATCATGGATCTGGACGTGTGCCGTGACATCTACCAAACGGACCTGATTGAAGATAGCAACATCTGCGCCGGTACGATTGAAGGTACCTCGAGCGTCTGCTCGGGAGATTCTGGCGGTCCGCTTGTGCAAACCGACGATGAGATCGTGCAAGTTGGTATCGTTTCCTGGGGAGGCATCCCGTGCGGAGGTTACAGAAACCCGGGTATATTCGTTCGTGTTTCGTACTTTATTGACTGGATCAATGATAAAATCAACAACTAA
- the LOC125760716 gene encoding G kinase-anchoring protein 1-like: MFTVVPSRFAGLKIEDDDDGFRKPKQKSKSTANAKPKTASVKNTPAPQTSQQQTKKPKPKPPKTKPTNETLQKEQWSEWQQKDTELVEKSYVNDLEQALLLSKLDFEANKSKYNQLEKESKQSGVKDKKPKALSLQEFQEKVSKELNEKQQQKKRQQEEAEYNRNYTFFEQIDLETKQILNKEQLKMLLKQNNALSAKAKESPKKDVSPVAEPSHSELDLLKMENMNLKEEIAILRDRYKKVIAMLKNGEMKEKTELMIEIEKLRKVQEDMTVEMTALYGQLEQAKSKTNQEAKGKEKPTNR; encoded by the exons ATGTTTACGGTAGTCCCTTCGAGATTTGCTGGATTAAAAATCgaagacgatgacgatgggTTTCGGAAACCGAagcaaaaatcaaaatcaactGCGAACGCCAAACCCAAAACGGCATCCGTGAAAAACACTCCTGCACCACAAACTTCTcagcagcaaacaaagaaACCTAAACCA AAACCTCCTAAAACCAAACCTACTAATGAAACGCTACAAAAGGAACAGTGGTCGGAATGGCAACAAAAGGATACGGAGCTGGTAGAGAAATCGTACGTGAACGATCTCGAGCAAGCACTACTCCTTTCGAAACTGGATTTCGAGGCAAACAAATCCAAGTACAACCAGCTGGAAAAGGAATCCAAACAGTCCGGggtgaaagataaaaaaccaaaagctTTGTCTTTACAAGAATTCCAAGAGAAAGTCAGCAAAGAATTGAATgagaagcaacaacagaagAAGCGCCAGCAGGAGGAAGCAGAGTACAACCGAAACTACACGTTCTTCGAACAAATTGATctcgaaaccaaacaaatactCAACAAAGAGCAGTTAAAGATGctgttaaaacaaaataatgctCTATCTGCAAAGGCCAAAGAGTCTCCCAAGAAGGATGTTTCACCGGTAGCGGAACCATCGCACAGCGAATTAGATCTgcttaaaatggaaaatatgaatCTGAAGGAAGAAATCGCGATTCTACGTGATCGATACAAAAAGGTGATCGCAATGCTTAAGAATGGagaaatgaaagagaaaacggAGTTGAtgatcgaaatcgaaaagcTACGAAAAGTGCAGGAAGACATGACGGTAGAAATGACCGCGCTCTATGGACAACTGGAGCAAGCCAAGTCTAAAACGAACCAGGAAgcgaagggaaaggaaaaaccaacCAATCGCTAA